The following DNA comes from Chryseobacterium gallinarum.
TGACGAAGAAATTTATGAACAATCGCCTTACAGTATCTGTTTTTGCTAATGATATTTTCAACGGACAGGTCATGCAGGTACGTTCTAATCCCCCTTCAGGAGAAAGTGTGATGCTAAGGTCCAAATATGATTCAAGAAACTTCGGAATTTCCATCAATTATAAAATTCCTACCAAGAATAAACTGGCTAAGGAAGATCCAAATATCTTAAACCAGACGAAGAAAGAGGATAACGGAGGAGTAATGCAACAAGGACAATAATGTAAAATACAAGGCAGTAATAATTTTTTACTGCCTTCTTTTATTCTGAAAAATTGAAAACATTTTTTGGCTAAAGCCAATGGAATATTTTTATAAGGAGGAAACGGGCTAAAGCCCGTTGTATTAATAATCATTTCTATTAAAAATCCAGCGTCTGGAATCTCCAATCCAGAGTATCCATAAGGGTAATCTGATTAGGTTTCACCGGAAGCCCTGCAATAACCTTTAAGGTTTGAAGCGCCATCATACTGCCAATTATTCCCGGTAAAGCTCCCAAAACACCAAGACTGTCACAATCCGGTAGGTCTTCATCAAAAGGAGGTTCGGGGAATATGTCTCTTAAATTTTTACTACCTTTATGATTGAAGATGGCAATCTGACCCGAGAATCCTGAAATGCTTCCGTAGATTAAAGTCTTTTCCAATTTAACACACGTATCATTTACTAAATATCTGGTTGAAAAGTTATCAGAACCGTCAACAATTACATCATAAGGCCGCAGAATCTCCTCCACATTATCCGGATCAATCTTCTCTTCAATTCCGATATAGTTTACCTGATGATTCAGGTTTTGGACAAAAAGCCC
Coding sequences within:
- a CDS encoding HesA/MoeB/ThiF family protein, with amino-acid sequence MKKEDIFERYSRQIFIEEIGMEGQKKILSAKVLVVGAGGLGSPVVQYLAAAGIGTLAVADFDHVEIHNLNRQIIHNENSVGTLKIKSAGLFVQNLNHQVNYIGIEEKIDPDNVEEILRPYDVIVDGSDNFSTRYLVNDTCVKLEKTLIYGSISGFSGQIAIFNHKGSKNLRDIFPEPPFDEDLPDCDSLGVLGALPGIIGSMMALQTLKVIAGLPVKPNQITLMDTLDWRFQTLDF